A region from the Halarsenatibacter silvermanii genome encodes:
- a CDS encoding basic amino acid ABC transporter substrate-binding protein → MKKGALSILLVFALVLLFSTGLAAETYTVGTSAGFPPFEYVEDGEIVGFDIDLMEAIGEEQGFEVEFVDISFDSLIPGLNAGQFDIVAAGMTITEERAEVVDFTDPYFSANQAVLVREDSEDDLTVLYGDNKLAVQTGTTGDLWVEENLQDPEIFTGDVTHFDTFVMAVQDLVNENVDGVVLDTPVAQRYAEENPVEMVAEIITGEEYGLAVADGNTELLEKLNEGLEQVRESGRMDELLDKHF, encoded by the coding sequence ATGAAAAAAGGGGCTTTATCTATTCTGCTGGTTTTTGCACTGGTTTTACTCTTTTCGACAGGTCTGGCCGCTGAAACTTATACCGTGGGCACCAGTGCCGGATTTCCTCCCTTTGAATACGTCGAAGATGGAGAGATTGTAGGCTTTGACATCGATCTTATGGAAGCTATAGGCGAGGAGCAGGGTTTTGAGGTGGAATTTGTAGATATAAGTTTTGATTCATTGATTCCCGGTCTCAACGCCGGCCAGTTCGACATCGTTGCCGCCGGTATGACAATCACCGAGGAAAGAGCTGAAGTTGTCGACTTTACCGACCCCTATTTCTCGGCCAATCAGGCTGTTCTGGTCAGAGAGGATTCTGAGGATGATCTGACTGTATTGTATGGTGATAATAAACTGGCGGTACAAACAGGAACAACCGGTGATCTCTGGGTTGAAGAAAATCTGCAGGATCCCGAAATTTTCACCGGAGATGTGACCCACTTCGATACTTTTGTTATGGCGGTCCAGGATCTGGTCAATGAAAATGTGGACGGAGTTGTACTCGATACGCCTGTAGCCCAGCGTTATGCGGAAGAAAATCCTGTCGAAATGGTCGCAGAAATTATCACGGGTGAGGAGTACGGACTGGCTGTAGCCGACGGTAATACTGAGCTTCTTGAAAAGCTCAACGAAGGACTCGAGCAGGTTAGAGAATCCGGTCGCATGGACGAACT